One window from the genome of Oceanisphaera sp. IT1-181 encodes:
- the mioC gene encoding FMN-binding protein MioC, translating into MKQVTLLVGSTLGAAEDLAADLAEILEQNSYHTVIHTSPQVDHILISPEHILLLICSTHGAGDLPENIQPFYQQLLDQAPNLTGLNYLAVGLGDSAYDTFCQAIQTLDHQLSQLGAIRLEDQLKIDVSLADPPEMIAKKWLDLWLTKQ; encoded by the coding sequence ATGAAGCAGGTAACCCTCTTGGTGGGCTCAACTTTGGGTGCGGCCGAAGATCTGGCGGCAGACTTAGCTGAGATCCTAGAACAAAATAGTTATCACACTGTTATTCACACTTCTCCCCAAGTTGATCACATCTTGATCAGCCCTGAGCATATCTTATTATTGATCTGTTCTACTCATGGTGCCGGAGATCTTCCGGAAAATATTCAACCTTTCTACCAGCAATTACTTGACCAAGCACCAAACTTAACCGGCCTTAACTACTTAGCCGTGGGTTTAGGTGATTCTGCCTACGATACTTTCTGCCAAGCCATACAAACACTGGATCATCAACTCAGCCAACTAGGCGCCATTCGTCTAGAGGATCAACTTAAGATAGACGTTAGTTTGGCCGATCCACCGGAGATGATCGCAAAAAAATGGCTCGATCTCTGGTTAACTAAGCAATAG